The Bacteroidota bacterium genome contains a region encoding:
- a CDS encoding T9SS type A sorting domain-containing protein: MYLKRLLVLSLLSSFVFLIALFASNQDVEQKKFHTAQEHFAFSKKMGGPIGAGDYFLIAAHCKSCHGYDSLHYANIDSSGVDVNLYDDWQSTIMANSAKDPFWRAKVSHEILVNPGHTLELQDNCTSCHAPMGNYTSKYKGLAAHYTLGTMYGDSLGLDGVSCVSCHAVADSLSLGAVFSGRIPYDTNRTIYGPFTFPMAGPMQIATGYAPKYSAHLNASKACSPCHTLINKSVDLAGNYTGGLFVEQATYQEWLNSGYSQNGITCQKCHMPKAKGGVVIVNNNQSVPYRAPYNQHIFVGGNSLMVNLLKQNKNKLGIPIDDRYFDSTFTATNELLQKNTLDLVLTTDSIASDTAYFTVSLTNKAGHKFPSGYPSRRAVLQLVVKDAQQDTLFKSGIFHSDFRVSGENVNYEPHRDVIRQNNQTQIYELVMGDVNRQVTTVAERAAFLLKDNRLPPLGFTSSHLSYDTAKISSDALADADFNKVNAIEGSGSDKVHFHIPRAGISGYVSINAKLFYQTMPPKWLSEMLGYSSAELDSFKTMYTAADKTPVLIDSASILNVSLALNKKQVLANEVLIYPSITSGRINVNVHFPNSIQSIEVFNNEGKRILQQQFQDLTQTCYVDVNTSAGIYYLKIKTELGMVYKKVYKS; this comes from the coding sequence ATGTATTTGAAGCGTTTACTTGTACTTTCTTTGCTTTCCAGTTTTGTTTTTTTGATAGCCCTTTTTGCCTCCAATCAAGATGTGGAACAAAAGAAATTTCATACTGCTCAAGAGCATTTTGCTTTTAGTAAAAAAATGGGTGGCCCTATAGGTGCCGGAGATTATTTTCTTATTGCTGCACATTGTAAAAGTTGTCATGGGTACGATTCGTTGCACTATGCAAACATCGATTCAAGTGGCGTTGACGTAAATCTCTACGACGATTGGCAAAGCACTATTATGGCAAACTCGGCCAAGGATCCATTTTGGAGAGCAAAGGTAAGTCACGAAATTTTGGTGAATCCGGGGCATACCCTTGAGTTGCAAGATAATTGTACTTCGTGTCACGCTCCAATGGGAAATTACACATCCAAATACAAAGGCCTGGCTGCACATTATACGCTGGGCACAATGTATGGCGATTCCTTAGGTTTGGATGGCGTATCGTGCGTAAGTTGCCATGCGGTAGCGGATAGTTTGAGCTTGGGTGCAGTGTTTTCAGGTCGAATTCCTTACGATACAAACCGCACCATTTATGGTCCCTTCACGTTTCCAATGGCTGGGCCCATGCAAATTGCAACAGGCTATGCCCCAAAATACAGCGCTCATTTAAATGCTTCAAAGGCTTGTTCTCCTTGTCATACGCTTATTAATAAAAGTGTAGACTTAGCAGGAAATTATACCGGCGGATTATTTGTTGAACAAGCTACCTATCAGGAATGGCTCAATTCCGGCTACAGCCAAAACGGGATTACTTGTCAAAAGTGCCACATGCCAAAAGCAAAAGGCGGGGTGGTAATTGTAAATAACAACCAATCGGTTCCCTATCGCGCACCTTACAATCAACACATATTTGTAGGCGGAAATTCACTAATGGTAAATCTCTTAAAACAAAATAAAAATAAGCTGGGCATACCCATTGATGACAGGTATTTTGATTCCACATTTACAGCTACAAATGAGTTGCTTCAAAAGAATACACTTGACTTAGTTTTGACAACTGATAGTATAGCTAGCGATACAGCATATTTTACGGTAAGTTTGACCAATAAAGCCGGACATAAATTTCCATCCGGCTATCCATCGCGTCGTGCGGTACTGCAATTGGTAGTTAAAGATGCGCAACAAGATACATTGTTCAAGTCGGGTATTTTTCATTCTGATTTTAGAGTGAGTGGAGAGAACGTAAACTATGAGCCACATCGGGATGTTATTCGCCAAAACAATCAAACTCAAATTTATGAATTGGTAATGGGAGATGTGAATCGGCAAGTAACTACAGTTGCCGAGCGTGCCGCTTTTTTATTAAAAGATAATCGCTTGCCTCCTTTAGGTTTTACAAGCAGCCATTTAAGTTACGATACTGCAAAAATTTCGAGTGATGCCCTGGCTGATGCAGATTTTAATAAGGTTAATGCTATAGAAGGAAGCGGGAGTGATAAGGTGCATTTTCATATTCCACGCGCCGGTATTAGCGGTTATGTGAGCATTAATGCAAAATTGTTTTATCAAACTATGCCACCAAAATGGCTGAGTGAGATGTTGGGATATAGCAGTGCCGAATTGGATAGTTTTAAAACAATGTATACTGCTGCCGATAAAACTCCTGTACTAATTGATTCTGCTAGTATATTGAATGTTTCTCTTGCACTTAACAAAAAACAAGTTCTTGCGAATGAGGTATTGATTTATCCAAGTATTACAAGCGGTCGAATCAATGTTAATGTACATTTCCCTAATTCAATCCAATCTATTGAAGTGTTTAATAATGAAGGAAAAAGAATACTTCAACAACAGTTTCAAGATCTTACGCAAACTTGTTATGTGGACGTGAATACCAGTGCAGGAATTTATTATCTCAAAATTAAAACAGAATTAGGCATGGTGTACAAAAAAGTATACAAGTCTTAG
- the prmC gene encoding peptide chain release factor N(5)-glutamine methyltransferase, with product MPQNIQEVKELFMDSLFPLYDREEVKNFCFLTCEKFLNFSRIDLRQKSAMEIQVDLAKKFTTVVEELMQHKPIQYILGETEFYGLIFLVDENVLIPRQETEELVDWILNQNKSVDAKSPARKPSLIRILDIGTGSGCIPIALKKNMQSAQVFALDVSEKALHQAQTNARLNDVSIEFIRQDILNIDVSIDALATAFDVMISNPPYIRNSESRLMHKNVLEYEPHLALFVPDENPLLFYEAIATFAKKTLRLNGQIYFEINEALGGDVIKLLANKGFKQIELRKDLNGKDRMIKAINA from the coding sequence ATGCCGCAAAACATTCAGGAAGTTAAGGAGCTCTTTATGGATAGCCTTTTCCCGCTCTATGATAGAGAGGAAGTTAAGAATTTTTGCTTTTTAACTTGTGAGAAATTTCTAAACTTCTCTCGCATCGATTTGCGCCAAAAATCAGCAATGGAAATTCAGGTAGACTTGGCTAAAAAATTTACAACCGTAGTGGAAGAATTAATGCAACATAAGCCAATTCAATACATTCTGGGAGAAACAGAATTTTATGGATTAATATTTTTGGTGGATGAAAATGTGTTAATTCCGCGTCAAGAAACCGAAGAACTGGTGGATTGGATCCTAAATCAAAACAAAAGTGTGGATGCTAAATCACCTGCAAGAAAGCCGTCATTAATTAGAATTCTTGATATTGGAACGGGAAGTGGTTGCATACCTATTGCCCTTAAAAAAAACATGCAAAGCGCACAAGTTTTTGCCTTGGATGTGTCAGAAAAGGCACTGCATCAAGCTCAAACAAATGCTAGGTTAAATGATGTTTCGATTGAATTTATAAGGCAAGATATTTTGAATATAGATGTATCCATTGATGCGCTTGCAACAGCCTTTGATGTTATGATTAGCAATCCGCCTTACATTCGAAATTCGGAAAGCAGACTGATGCATAAAAATGTGCTCGAATATGAACCGCATTTGGCTTTATTTGTGCCCGATGAAAATCCTTTATTGTTTTATGAAGCGATTGCTACTTTCGCAAAAAAAACGCTTCGATTAAATGGGCAAATTTATTTTGAAATTAACGAAGCACTTGGTGGGGATGTAATCAAACTCCTCGCAAATAAGGGTTTTAAACAAATTGAGTTACGAAAAGATTTAAATGGTAAAGACAGAATGATAAAAGCAATAAACGCTTAA
- a CDS encoding M50 family metallopeptidase encodes MNFNDHRFLLFAFAAAALIVSRVPVIGKFFRSTNTLIHESGHAIVTLLTSGSVVSIDLNSDTSGAATTQSKYWLFKIMIALAGYTFSSGTAFLLFYLISKAMYTWVFYIFCAFALVNLLFWVRNAYGIFWLLIFSGILGWVFYYRIPNYMYATSVFFSGIVLFESVFSAATICWISMNEPSNAGDASNLRDFTYIPAPIWGMLFLTQAIYLGYLTVELFI; translated from the coding sequence ATGAATTTTAACGATCATCGGTTTCTATTATTTGCCTTTGCTGCAGCGGCACTGATAGTTTCACGTGTGCCTGTTATTGGAAAATTTTTCAGGTCCACCAATACGCTTATTCACGAGAGCGGTCATGCAATAGTAACCTTACTAACCAGTGGAAGTGTGGTTTCTATTGATCTCAACAGCGATACTTCCGGTGCAGCTACCACACAGTCCAAGTATTGGCTATTTAAAATTATGATTGCCTTAGCGGGATATACTTTCTCTTCCGGTACTGCATTTCTTCTTTTTTATTTAATCAGCAAAGCAATGTATACTTGGGTGTTTTATATTTTTTGTGCTTTTGCGTTGGTAAACCTATTGTTTTGGGTTAGGAACGCATACGGTATTTTTTGGCTGTTAATTTTTTCGGGAATATTAGGTTGGGTTTTTTATTACCGTATACCCAACTACATGTACGCTACTTCTGTTTTCTTTTCTGGAATAGTTTTATTCGAATCTGTTTTTTCGGCTGCTACTATTTGTTGGATAAGTATGAATGAGCCATCCAATGCAGGTGATGCAAGCAATCTCCGAGATTTTACCTACATCCCGGCACCCATTTGGGGAATGCTGTTTTTGACCCAAGCGATTTATTTGGGATATTTAACGGTGGAGCTTTTTATCTAA
- a CDS encoding class I SAM-dependent rRNA methyltransferase, translated as MPKVILSSGKDQSLRRFHPWVFSGAIKKIKNAEGKEFEPAEGDVVKVVSNHDEFLGVGHYQFGTIAVRVFAFEEVALNQHFWNAKIEAAYKVRQALGLTDNSETNVYRLLHAEGDGMPGLIIDFYNGTAVLQTHSIGMHLIKSNIIEALQKIYGSKLDAVYDKSEETMPKQSEIKATNGLLWGKTKSNEVLEYGNKFSIDWETGQKTGFFIDQRENRNLLAQYSKNKSVANTFCYSGGFSVFAMRAGATLVHSVDSSKKAIELTDKNIELNKEAFSAASTHASFALDTFDFLATADNKYDVIVLDPPAFAKHQNVKHNAVQGYKRLNAEAFRKIKSEGILFTFSCSQVVDTNLFNSTVMSAAIIAKRNVRVLHHLSQPQDHAPSIFHPEGSYLKGLVLYVE; from the coding sequence ATTCCTAAAGTAATTTTAAGTTCAGGTAAAGATCAATCTTTGCGAAGGTTTCATCCATGGGTATTTTCGGGTGCCATCAAAAAAATAAAAAATGCCGAAGGAAAAGAGTTTGAGCCTGCTGAAGGCGATGTGGTGAAGGTAGTTTCCAACCACGATGAATTTTTAGGAGTAGGCCACTATCAGTTTGGAACAATTGCAGTGCGTGTTTTTGCGTTTGAAGAAGTAGCGCTCAACCAACACTTTTGGAATGCAAAAATTGAAGCAGCATATAAAGTTCGTCAAGCCTTGGGTTTAACAGATAATTCTGAAACAAATGTGTATCGCTTGTTACATGCTGAAGGTGATGGAATGCCGGGATTAATTATTGATTTTTACAATGGCACCGCTGTGCTGCAAACGCATTCGATTGGGATGCATTTAATTAAATCGAACATCATTGAAGCGCTTCAAAAAATATATGGTTCTAAGCTGGATGCTGTTTATGATAAAAGTGAAGAGACCATGCCCAAACAGTCTGAAATTAAAGCAACGAATGGGCTTTTGTGGGGCAAAACGAAAAGCAATGAGGTGTTGGAATATGGAAATAAGTTTTCGATTGATTGGGAAACCGGCCAAAAAACAGGATTTTTTATTGACCAACGCGAAAATCGGAACTTACTGGCGCAGTACAGTAAAAATAAATCTGTAGCGAATACATTTTGCTATTCAGGAGGATTTTCGGTTTTTGCCATGCGTGCCGGAGCTACATTGGTGCACAGTGTGGACAGTTCGAAGAAAGCAATTGAACTTACCGATAAAAATATAGAATTAAATAAGGAGGCATTTTCTGCTGCTTCCACACATGCCTCCTTTGCACTCGATACTTTTGATTTTTTAGCAACAGCTGATAATAAATACGATGTGATTGTGCTGGACCCACCGGCCTTTGCGAAACATCAAAATGTGAAACACAATGCAGTGCAAGGTTACAAACGCTTAAATGCAGAGGCTTTTCGTAAAATTAAAAGCGAAGGAATTCTTTTTACTTTTTCATGCTCGCAAGTTGTGGATACCAATTTATTTAATAGCACGGTGATGTCGGCAGCCATTATTGCCAAAAGAAATGTAAGAGTGCTGCATCATTTAAGCCAACCACAAGACCATGCGCCAAGCATCTTTCACCCCGAAGGCTCTTATTTAAAAGGCTTGGTTTTGTATGTGGAATAA
- the sucD gene encoding succinate--CoA ligase subunit alpha: MSVLVNKNSKVIVQGFTGNEGTFHATQMIEFGTNVVGGVTPGKGGQKHLDKPVFNTVADAVKTTGADVSIIFVPPAFAGDAIMEAAEAGIKVIVCITEGIPTKDMIQVKEYLNGRDCRLVGPNCPGVITAGEAKVGIMPGFVFKRGTIGIVSKSGTLTYEAADQIVKAGLGITTAIGIGGDPIIGTTTKQAVELLMKDPETQGIVMIGEIGGGMEAEAAHWIKEFGTKPVVGFIAGQTAPPGRRMGHAGAIVGGSDDTAAAKMKIMRECGIHVVESPAVIGKKMAEVIGKVLA, translated from the coding sequence ATGAGCGTATTAGTCAATAAAAATTCGAAGGTTATAGTTCAGGGATTTACAGGTAATGAAGGAACTTTTCATGCCACTCAAATGATTGAATTCGGCACCAATGTGGTGGGAGGAGTCACTCCAGGGAAAGGTGGACAAAAACATCTCGACAAGCCTGTATTTAATACCGTTGCAGATGCTGTTAAAACTACCGGAGCGGATGTTTCCATAATTTTTGTGCCACCTGCCTTTGCTGGTGATGCCATTATGGAAGCCGCAGAAGCAGGCATAAAAGTTATTGTTTGCATTACTGAAGGTATTCCTACTAAAGATATGATTCAAGTAAAAGAATATTTGAATGGCAGAGATTGTCGACTCGTTGGTCCTAATTGCCCGGGTGTTATTACCGCCGGTGAAGCCAAAGTTGGAATTATGCCGGGTTTTGTATTTAAAAGAGGAACAATAGGCATCGTAAGTAAATCCGGTACTTTAACCTATGAAGCAGCCGATCAAATTGTGAAAGCCGGCCTTGGAATCACTACTGCCATTGGAATTGGTGGTGACCCAATAATTGGAACAACCACAAAACAAGCTGTTGAATTGTTAATGAAAGATCCCGAAACCCAAGGTATTGTTATGATTGGTGAAATTGGTGGAGGAATGGAAGCGGAAGCTGCACATTGGATTAAAGAATTTGGAACTAAACCAGTTGTAGGATTTATTGCCGGACAAACTGCACCTCCAGGAAGAAGAATGGGACATGCAGGTGCAATTGTTGGTGGATCAGACGATACGGCTGCCGCTAAAATGAAAATTATGCGCGAATGTGGCATCCATGTTGTGGAATCGCCTGCTGTAATTGGTAAAAAAATGGCAGAAGTAATTGGTAAAGTATTAGCTTAA
- a CDS encoding TonB-dependent receptor encodes MNSVMLPKKIILLFLCLSAFAQGLFAQATATVYGTIIDKEKNPIEFVSVSVVGLPGATQTDAKGKYSLEVPAGKKIKVAFSHISFQTQFIEITPTASEQIELKPSLSGSAINITEIQIEDKATRQSTLKRLDPKLVEALPTSGGIEALLKTFPGVSSNNELSSQYNVRGGNFDENLIYVNDIEVYRPFLVRSGGQEGLSFVNPDMVSGVLFSAGGYDARYGDKMSSVLDVTYRKPKEFAANVSASLLGASITLEGTNKSKRLSAIVGVRERSNSYLLKSLDTKGDYRPRFIDGQMYLTYQFTTEFEMGLLGNYAQNKYRFIPTDRETDFGTVNTALRLKVYFDGKEVNNFDTYLGALSFIYKPQKDVTLKLISSAFRSYESEKFDVLGQYFIGQLETDFGKDNFGDATSLGNVGSYLTHGRNLLDATVFNVEHKGYKKELQWGIKYQSEFIKDQISEWKLQDSAGFSIPQSKPDVLELQNVVKSKNTLSSSRITDYIQNTWHFGDTTEFSFTAGVRSHYWDVNKQFLISPRATISMIPNWKRDFLFRFSAGYYYQPPFYRELRDLNGVINTNLKAQTSIHFVLASDYNFKMWDRPFKFVAEGYYKYLDNLVPYEIDNVRIRYYANNNAKGYATGIDLKLNGEFVKGLESWVSVSVMQTQEDIKDDFYYDYYNKKGNKIVKGYTFDQVATDSVLHTPGYIPRPTDQRVNFALFFQDFIPRFPSWKVHLNLLYGSGFPFGPPSYERYKDTLRIPPYRRVDIGFSKQLLSETKVLPAKNPFHFFKSIWASAEVFNLLQISNTISYLWVTDVTARQYAIPNYLTRRQLNIKLIFKF; translated from the coding sequence ATGAATAGCGTAATGTTGCCCAAAAAAATCATTCTACTTTTTCTTTGTCTATCGGCCTTTGCTCAAGGGCTATTTGCGCAAGCTACTGCAACCGTTTATGGAACAATAATCGATAAAGAAAAAAATCCAATTGAGTTTGTAAGTGTTTCGGTTGTTGGCTTACCCGGTGCCACACAAACCGATGCAAAGGGCAAGTATTCCTTGGAAGTACCTGCAGGAAAAAAAATAAAAGTTGCTTTTTCGCACATTAGTTTTCAAACTCAATTTATTGAGATAACCCCCACTGCTAGCGAACAAATTGAGCTAAAACCTAGTCTTAGTGGCAGCGCTATAAACATCACAGAAATTCAAATAGAAGATAAAGCAACACGACAATCCACCTTAAAACGATTGGATCCTAAGCTGGTGGAAGCATTACCCACTTCCGGGGGCATTGAAGCACTCCTTAAAACTTTTCCCGGTGTAAGCAGCAACAACGAACTTAGCTCACAATACAATGTGCGCGGGGGTAATTTTGATGAAAATTTAATTTATGTAAATGACATAGAAGTATATCGTCCATTTTTAGTGCGAAGTGGGGGACAAGAAGGATTAAGTTTTGTGAATCCCGATATGGTTTCGGGGGTTTTGTTTTCGGCAGGTGGTTATGATGCCCGCTATGGCGATAAAATGAGCAGTGTGCTGGATGTAACCTATCGAAAGCCAAAAGAATTTGCGGCCAATGTGAGTGCCAGTTTATTGGGTGCGAGCATTACCCTTGAAGGTACAAATAAAAGTAAACGACTAAGTGCTATTGTGGGAGTGCGTGAGCGTTCCAACAGTTACCTGCTAAAATCGTTAGACACTAAAGGGGATTATCGACCACGTTTTATTGACGGTCAAATGTATCTCACCTATCAATTCACTACTGAGTTTGAAATGGGGCTTTTAGGTAATTATGCTCAAAATAAATACCGCTTTATTCCTACTGATAGGGAAACTGATTTTGGTACGGTGAATACTGCACTGCGCTTAAAGGTGTATTTTGATGGAAAGGAAGTAAATAATTTTGATACTTATTTAGGGGCGCTTTCATTTATTTATAAACCACAAAAGGATGTGACGCTAAAATTAATTTCCTCGGCATTTCGTTCTTATGAGAGTGAAAAATTTGATGTTTTGGGTCAGTATTTTATTGGTCAATTGGAAACTGATTTTGGCAAAGATAATTTTGGAGATGCTACCTCATTGGGCAATGTTGGAAGTTACCTTACCCACGGACGAAATTTGCTAGATGCCACTGTATTTAATGTGGAGCATAAAGGGTATAAAAAGGAATTACAATGGGGTATAAAATACCAATCGGAGTTTATAAAAGATCAAATTAGCGAATGGAAACTTCAAGATTCGGCTGGTTTTTCAATACCGCAATCTAAGCCCGATGTGTTGGAATTGCAAAATGTAGTGAAATCAAAAAATACACTTAGCTCTTCACGCATCACTGATTACATTCAAAACACTTGGCATTTTGGAGATACAACTGAGTTCTCCTTTACAGCCGGTGTGCGTTCTCATTACTGGGATGTAAACAAGCAGTTCTTAATAAGTCCACGTGCTACCATTTCAATGATTCCGAATTGGAAGAGAGATTTTTTATTTCGCTTTTCTGCAGGATACTATTATCAACCTCCCTTTTACCGGGAATTACGCGATTTAAATGGCGTAATCAATACCAATCTTAAAGCGCAAACCTCCATTCATTTTGTACTTGCCAGCGATTACAATTTTAAAATGTGGGACCGTCCATTTAAGTTTGTGGCAGAAGGCTATTACAAATATCTTGACAACTTGGTTCCTTATGAAATTGATAATGTACGTATCCGTTACTATGCCAACAATAATGCAAAAGGCTATGCAACCGGAATTGATTTAAAATTAAACGGTGAGTTTGTAAAAGGCCTTGAATCTTGGGTAAGCGTGAGTGTAATGCAAACGCAAGAAGATATTAAGGATGATTTTTACTATGACTATTACAATAAAAAGGGAAATAAAATTGTCAAAGGATATACCTTCGATCAAGTGGCAACCGACAGTGTTTTGCATACTCCCGGCTATATTCCGCGACCAACCGATCAACGCGTAAATTTTGCACTCTTTTTTCAGGATTTTATTCCACGATTTCCTTCCTGGAAAGTACACTTAAATTTATTATATGGTTCTGGTTTTCCTTTTGGTCCACCAAGTTATGAACGTTACAAGGATACCTTGCGCATTCCTCCTTACCGTAGGGTGGATATTGGATTTTCGAAACAATTGCTGAGTGAAACAAAAGTGCTACCTGCTAAAAATCCATTCCATTTTTTCAAATCCATTTGGGCGAGTGCTGAGGTATTTAATCTACTGCAAATCAGCAACACCATTTCTTATTTATGGGTTACAGATGTTACGGCGCGGCAATATGCCATTCCTAATTATTTAACCAGAAGGCAACTCAATATTAAGCTCATTTTTAAATTTTAG
- a CDS encoding carboxypeptidase-like regulatory domain-containing protein, giving the protein MSVLFFLCFSFFVQAQKNGKLIQFSGVVVSGDSLQPIPFVNIMIKNTYHGTVSDYYGYFSFVAQENDVIEFSALGYKKSSFVIPDSLEESRYSLIQMLNGDTVLLNAAIIYPWPTKEQFKQAFISLELPNDDMARAQRNLEREAMRQRGESIGMDGSMNQKYYMQQRNSRLYYAGQLPPNNLLNPIAWAKFIQAWKNGELKRK; this is encoded by the coding sequence TTGAGCGTTTTATTTTTTCTTTGTTTTTCCTTTTTTGTACAAGCCCAAAAAAATGGGAAACTTATTCAGTTTTCGGGAGTGGTGGTAAGTGGCGATAGTTTGCAGCCTATACCTTTTGTAAACATCATGATTAAAAATACCTATCACGGTACCGTTAGCGATTATTATGGATATTTTTCTTTTGTGGCGCAAGAAAACGATGTTATCGAGTTTTCGGCACTGGGCTACAAAAAAAGCTCTTTTGTTATTCCTGATAGCTTAGAGGAATCACGCTATTCACTCATTCAAATGTTAAATGGAGATACCGTTTTATTGAATGCCGCAATTATTTACCCTTGGCCCACAAAGGAACAGTTTAAACAAGCTTTTATTAGTTTGGAATTGCCCAATGATGATATGGCAAGGGCTCAACGTAATTTGGAACGTGAAGCGATGCGACAACGCGGCGAGAGTATTGGAATGGACGGCTCAATGAATCAAAAATATTATATGCAACAACGCAACAGTCGTTTATATTATGCCGGTCAACTTCCTCCCAATAATTTGCTCAACCCAATTGCTTGGGCCAAATTTATCCAGGCTTGGAAGAATGGTGAATTAAAGCGCAAGTAA
- the ligA gene encoding NAD-dependent DNA ligase LigA, whose protein sequence is MNEEEARVRIAELSKQIEAHNYNYYIQSSPTISDYDFDMLLEELIKLEKQFPELLRDDSPSQRVGGTITKEFKTVQHKYPMLSLGNTYSAEEINDFDGRIRKVITEEFEYVCELKYDGVAIGLTYKNGKLILAVTRGDGVQGDDVTANVRTIKSIPLTLHGLDIPEEFEVRGEIFMPRKSFDEINKEREEIDEAPLANPRNAASGTLKMQDSSVVAKRNLDCYLYFVYGENLPFQTHYESLEALKKWRFKVSPHTRLCKNSAEIADFIAYWNTERNNLGFDIDGIVLKVNNYRQQQILGFTSKTPRWAISYKFKAEQVSTKLLSIVYQVGRTGAITPVANLQPVPLAGTLVKRASLHNADIIEKLDIRVGDTVFVEKGGEIIPKIIGVDLTKREADSVPTHYAENCPECGTVLIRKEGEANHYCPNELGCPPQIKGKIEHFVSRKAMNIDSIGAETIEQLFNANLLHTIADIYDLREEQLLPLERMAQKSVTNLLEGIEQSKKIPFERVLFAIGIRHVGETMAKKIAYNFKSLDNLLTGLDQLEQVDEIGPRIAESVKAYFADERNMLIVNRLRSQGLNFELSQEMALNFTDKLKGLSFVVSGVFTKFNRDDLKKVIEQNGGKNVGSISTKTNFVLAGENMGPAKLEKAEKLGIKIINEEEFIEMLN, encoded by the coding sequence ATGAATGAGGAAGAAGCAAGAGTTCGAATCGCAGAGTTATCGAAGCAAATTGAAGCACACAATTATAATTATTACATACAATCAAGTCCTACCATCAGTGACTATGATTTTGATATGTTGTTGGAGGAATTAATAAAACTCGAAAAGCAGTTTCCCGAATTGTTGCGCGATGATTCTCCTTCACAACGGGTGGGAGGTACCATCACCAAAGAGTTTAAAACTGTTCAACACAAGTATCCCATGTTATCGCTCGGGAATACATATTCAGCTGAGGAGATTAATGATTTTGACGGACGAATTCGCAAAGTAATAACCGAGGAGTTTGAGTATGTGTGTGAATTAAAATACGATGGTGTGGCAATCGGATTAACTTACAAAAATGGAAAACTAATACTGGCGGTCACACGCGGTGATGGCGTTCAAGGCGACGATGTTACTGCCAATGTAAGAACTATAAAAAGTATTCCTTTGACACTTCATGGTTTGGATATTCCTGAAGAATTTGAGGTGCGAGGCGAAATTTTTATGCCGCGCAAATCCTTCGATGAAATAAATAAAGAGCGTGAAGAAATTGATGAAGCACCCTTGGCAAATCCAAGAAACGCAGCTTCCGGAACGCTTAAGATGCAAGATTCTTCGGTGGTGGCAAAGCGCAATTTGGATTGCTACCTCTACTTCGTTTATGGTGAAAACTTGCCTTTCCAAACCCATTACGAAAGTTTGGAAGCCCTTAAAAAATGGCGTTTTAAAGTTTCACCGCATACTCGTTTGTGTAAAAATAGTGCTGAAATAGCTGATTTTATTGCGTATTGGAATACCGAACGGAATAACTTGGGATTTGATATTGATGGAATTGTGTTGAAAGTAAATAATTACCGTCAGCAGCAAATACTTGGATTTACAAGCAAAACGCCACGTTGGGCTATATCATACAAATTTAAAGCAGAGCAAGTTTCAACCAAATTGCTTTCGATTGTATACCAAGTGGGCCGCACCGGAGCAATAACACCGGTTGCTAACCTACAGCCGGTTCCTTTAGCTGGAACGCTTGTTAAACGTGCTTCTTTGCACAATGCCGATATTATCGAAAAGTTAGACATTAGAGTAGGGGATACTGTTTTTGTGGAAAAAGGAGGGGAAATCATTCCCAAAATTATAGGGGTGGATCTCACAAAAAGAGAAGCCGATTCAGTTCCAACTCATTATGCCGAAAACTGTCCGGAATGCGGAACTGTCTTGATTCGTAAAGAAGGAGAAGCCAATCATTACTGCCCGAATGAATTGGGTTGCCCTCCTCAAATTAAGGGAAAGATTGAGCATTTTGTTAGCCGTAAGGCGATGAACATTGACAGTATTGGAGCAGAAACAATTGAGCAATTATTCAATGCCAATCTCCTTCACACCATTGCCGATATTTATGATTTGCGTGAAGAACAACTTCTTCCTTTGGAACGCATGGCACAAAAAAGTGTCACCAATTTATTAGAGGGAATTGAGCAATCGAAAAAGATACCTTTTGAGCGTGTTTTGTTTGCAATAGGGATACGCCATGTTGGAGAAACAATGGCGAAGAAGATTGCTTATAATTTTAAATCCTTGGATAATCTTTTAACCGGGCTCGATCAATTGGAGCAGGTGGATGAGATTGGTCCCCGCATAGCTGAAAGTGTGAAGGCTTACTTTGCGGATGAAAGGAATATGCTGATTGTAAATCGATTAAGATCTCAAGGACTCAATTTTGAACTCTCACAGGAAATGGCCTTGAACTTTACAGACAAACTGAAAGGTTTGTCATTTGTGGTTTCCGGAGTATTCACAAAATTTAATCGCGACGACCTCAAAAAGGTAATCGAACAAAATGGTGGAAAAAATGTAGGTTCCATATCCACAAAAACTAACTTTGTGTTGGCAGGAGAAAATATGGGTCCTGCCAAATTGGAAAAGGCAGAAAAATTGGGAATTAAAATTATTAATGAGGAGGAGTTTATTGAAATGCTGAATTAA